The sequence below is a genomic window from Plasmodium coatneyi strain Hackeri chromosome 13, complete sequence.
GTATGTGTCACGCGTAGAGGAGCATTATattgttcctcctttgttCCCAATTTAGGATTTTCCTCGCTCCCCCCCACATGGTCATATAACGCGtaaatgaatttaaaaaaagggtgtatTGACACACGTACGCGAGTTCGTTCATGTAAATTTTAAGGCACGCAAAAGAAACTTGCTCTCCAAATGATGCACTCCTTGAAGGGACCTTCTACTCTGGAAGCGGTGCCTGTATTCAAGAAGTTCGTTTTGTTCTAATCACATGGAAATGTTATTCATCCACTTTTCATTAGGTGAAAagatgtgaatttttttttttttttttttttttttttgcaacattACAAGATAGGGATTGTGTCCACGTTGATGTACTTTTTACAGCTCATTTGAGTTTGCCCAAATTGGAGAATCTACCTCCTCGCATAGGATACACCGCTTTGTTGCATACCTCAACATGCGAACGCACACCGCGCTAGAAATATGAAGCAACCCCCCAGCAATGAAATTCGTTCCTTGCCCCAGAGGGGGAGGCGACGAGTTGGTAGGGACAGCGTCAGTAGTGACGAGATAGAGTCGGAGGATAACGGCAAGCAGAGTGGGTACGACAGCGGCAAAAGCGGGAGCAGCGTTCATATTGACGGCAGCGAAGAGGCAAGCACGCAGAATGTGGCTCTGCCCTATGggaataagaaaataaaggacgACCAACTCGAAAAGACATACCAGTACGAATACCTGGACCACCCAGCCGATGTCATCCTACACAGTTACGGAAAGACCCTAAAGGAGTGCTTCGAGTCTGCATGCGTATCAATGtttaattatatgtgtaacTTGAATAAAGTGGAGCCAAAATTATCAAGGCACATAACAGCTAGAGGCGAAACCCTGGAAGACTTACTGTATAACTTTTTAACCGAATGCCACTTCTTGTATGGCAGTGAATACATCATTTGTAAAGGTGTGGACATTTTAGTTTTCGATCAGAGGTCCTTTTTCATCGAGGCCTGTGCATATGGGGATGTTTTTTCGCCTGACCTGCACGAATGTGGCACGGAGATAAAGGCTATCACAAAACATGAGCTGAGAATTTGCTTGACGGAGGACCTTTGGGAAGCGTTTGTCCTGGTCGACATATGAGCAGCGATAGTGgcaggtgtgtgtgtacgtaTTATGAGGAGGTCACTCAAGGAGGAGGtcctccccatttgggaTACCACTCCATGGGTTGTTGTtttgttccacttttttgcATCATCTCAGTCACTATTACTATTACTGTTactattaattttttttttttttttttttttttttttttttttttgtttgttgcGCCGCCACTTGGCACAGTTCctcgaaaaaggaaggtcGTCCCCTTGTTCCCATTCAAGCGTGCCATCAGATGGaagctctttttttaaataacgCCTCTCCCGGGATCTTGCATACACGGTTATGCATGCACATTAGTGTGTGTTCTCTCCTTGCCCAGTTTTTCGTCGCGCAGTGTCAAGGGTATATACCCCCCGTGAGGGTTGTCCAACGCTTGTccaccccattttttttggcgccATCAATCCGACTGCATACCTTGTAACCTTTTTGGAAACCCtaatattttatacatttcaagaagaagaataatcCGCAACACGGAATCAAGAGATAAACTAGGAGCAAGGATGTGTCGATAGAGAGGTACCTTGTTACCAAGTTTAAATCtctttgtttttcccttccttgtGCTgattattaatttttttttttttttttttttttttttaattatgtatCATTTGGGCAGTCGAAGCCCCATTGGGGAAATTTTCTCCCctattattttcctcttcatggTTTGGAAGAGGCGGGGGGAGGGTCCTATACATGAGGTGACCCCGCACAGGATGTTCCTCCACGCGAAACTGATCGATCGATCTGCACCCATGCCATACGACACATTTGTTGTTTCTGCCTTAGCGACGAGGATTACGCACCTACACCTATATGTGTgctcaactttttttttttttttttttttttttttgtaatttccgcgaaaaaaaaggatactCAAAGAGGAGTGTATAGTGcaacttttttgtttcacccCACCGTGTGTGTTTGACAAGCTGGTTTGCATTTCCCACGTGAGATTCTTTAAGCGGCATACAAAGTAACTtggcatttattttttcgttttacaCGCAGGAGGGGACTCTCTTTGTCACTGCGCAGTTTGTGAAGTGTGTTCATGTGTTGGGAGTGCGAGCCTTTTGTCCTTGTTGGCACAGTTGGCTAGCTATAACagaagggtaaaaaaaaaaataataataaattgaGCATACACACACTAGTGTAACAACATAGCAACGTAACAACGTTACAACACATTATCATATTAACGGATCAACACACACCCTGCTGTGTGTGGAAATTAGCGAAGAAGGAACGCCGAACGTCAGCACTGGTGCGCCCCCCCACGTGAGCACACCATGCAGTAACCTGTCATGGCGccgaggaagggaaaaagcatGAAGGCGGGCTGCCACCTACGTAGCGCGAAAGTTTCGGAGAACACAATCAACAAGCGAATCGAAAGGAACACAAGGAGCAAGCGAGGCGAAAAAAACACTAGGGGCAAGCGAAGGGTCACCAAGGGACAGCAAAAACTCCCAGATTTTTCCTGCCTGAAAAAActaatatatgaacaaaaaagaaaggacaaCATATCAAATTTATTCTCCTTTAACGACCCAatcataaaggaaaaaatagataAGTTCAATCAAATAattgaaaggaagaaagattTTTTGTGTGAAACAAGTGAAAGTAAAAGGGGTGGACAGGAAGAAATCTCTCCGAACGTATGTGAGACGTCTACCTTTGGGTACACCTTCATCGACAGGGTGGTGAATTACTCCCACAAGGAGGACATAGAGGACTTGATACAGCACGACGAAGATGATGAGGACGATCCTTTTCACTCTGATTACCCATATCAGCACCATTGTGGTCGTTTAGAAAACCGGGAGGATAGCCAAACCACGGATATCTACCTCAGGGATAATAGAAGCGAGCAGGAAGGGGACCTCCTGCCCGGCCTGGAGAACCCGTactgggaagaaaaaaatggaagcaagCATAACCCACCCCAAAGCTTGAACCCCGAGAAAAACAGCAAAAGGGTCACAtgcaaagggaaagaagaaatcctATATAGcaataaagtaataattgATAGCCGAAAAAAAGACCTCATCCTGGACCAGCTCAAACTGAAGTTCGATGAATTCAAAATAGACACGCTGACAATACCGCAGAAGCCACTCACTATCGTAGATGAAAATGGGGTCGAGAAGAAGAaactgttcatttttaacattaacaacagcagtgacaggaggaagaacgaGAAGAAGAGGATCCAAATTGTGTACGACAGGGAGGGGCGATCAGATGTGGGTGCATCACAAGTGGGGATGTTACACGTGGGGGGATCACAAACGGGACAATCTCCAGCGGGAAAATCCCCAACGGGACAGTCTCCAACGGGCCGCTCCCCCCCGGGGAAAACTCTTGACGAGTGCAAGAACGATGCGGACGTGATCGACCTGGTCAGCAGAATAACGGAGCAGAAGGAGTCCTACCTCTACTTCGTCGTTAAGAACAACCAACTAATGCTAAAGAGCAACAACGACTACTTCAGCATTATGATGCATTACCTGTGTGAAGGAACCTCTGGCATAAACCTACAAATGATCTACTACCTTTTAATGAAGCCATCACACATGGACATGCTTCTCTACCTCATCCTAACTTATCATAAATTCTCCTTCGTTGATTTGTTGGACCAGTTCGAAAACGTGTCTGTTAGTAATATCGTGGAAAGTTCCTTCGAGGAAATGACCTTATACGattactactattatttttttcacatcctGGAGGTTTCGCATGAGCAGTTTTATATGTCCCTGGAGGTAATGGAAAGCATGAAGCTTCTGCTGAACAAGTATAACTTCTTCCTGGGGCGGATGCACAAGAACTCGATTTTCTCCAACGCCAATTTCGTGCTCGGCATGGGCGACATTTTGGATGTCCACCGGGTGTTCCTACCGGGGGGAGGGAACGAACAAGAGGCGGGAAAAGCGCAAGAAGAAACGAACGGAAAAACGGACGGAAAAACGGACGGAGAAGCGAGTGAAGAAGCAAGTGGAAGAGCTGAATCGGGGGATCCCCACCCCTCGCAAACCCTGCGCAGGAAAAACGGAACCCTCCAGTACATCCTTAACACCAAACTGGAGTTCATACATTACCAGCAAATGAACTTTCTACAGGAGACCCACTGGGATGAGATAGAAAACTACCACCACCTGAATCGGTTGGACAAACTGGTCTACTACACGAAGGACCTCTACTATGAGTTTACAAAGAAGAACATTTACAGCAAATTAGAGGAAATCACATGTGAACAGAAGCACTTGGATAAGGTACAAATAATCGAGTCGTGCAAGAAGGAACTGCCTCcctataaaaagggggtaaagtTCATGAATTTTCTAGGGGTGCATTCTCACTCCTTCGTGTGGCAGGTATACTGCACCGAGATGGAGCTGTTTTGTGTGCTCAAGTTTAAACAAATCCGTCTGGGTGGTGATGCCCCCCCGTCCAGGTGTACGACGGGTGGTGATCATTCCTGGCAGATGCAGCGCACGGACCCACAGGGGGAAGCACCCCACCTGGGACGAATCGAAGCCGAAATAAACGCCGCTCTGCTAAACTTCCAAACAGAAATCAAGGAGAAACAAGTGGAATGCTTGTATGTCCCCATCTCAGTGGAAATCACCAACAGATTCAtcgaaaaaacaaaatacaTTAATGGAACCCCACTGAACGAATTTATCTACAGCGAGTTCCTCTCCGGTATCGACTTAAAACTCCGGGTCTTCAAACTCAAGTGCATTATGCTAAAGGTTATAAAGGTCGTTATGAGTTTTTTAAACATCCCCACGTTGATCATACTTAAGTGTTCGCGCATCTTTGTTAAGGAGGACAGCCTCATGGTGAATGGCGGCATCCCCCTGGGGTTGCTGTCTGCGGAGTCtgttctcttcctcctggaTAACATCGATGAGACAATCGCCACACGCACGTACAGCAAAACGCTTTGGCATTACCTCCCGCCCGAGGTTATCGGGGAGGCACGCGAAAAAAGCGGTGACGGATTAGACTGTCCAAATGACCCAGCAAATGGTGGAAGTTCCCCCCTGGACGGTGCCCCCATGACGAATTGCTTTCTCCTCGAAGATAGGACGCGGTTAGAGAAAGCTTACTCCTACATGATTGGAAAAGTCTTCGAAGAAGCACTTATTGACACCTTCACAGGGGACAAATTCGACTACCTCAATTTCGACGAGGATGTGAAAGATTTTCTAGAATCCTGCTTATCCGAAAATGTGGAACGACGCCAACCACTTAGTAAACTTCCACACCACATATGCTTCTCAGATTGCTTCGATCTATATATTAACATTTACGATGACAATATCAATGCGTACCACAATGATAAGGAGAAAGCCATTCAACTGAGAGACCTAAAGTACATCAACAGCTTCGACTACAAAATGTTTTCTATTCCTTCTGAGTCTTCCTCTCGggccccttccttctcctcctcttccgaCTCGCGCCACTTTAACACGTCCAGTGGGTACTCCTCCAGTTGAAGGCTCTAACGGAAAGCACCTCCTAGCTGCACTGGTAATGCAAGATTGGGGGGGAGAAGGGAATACCAAGCCACCTCTAATGATCGAGCCAACCTGCCAACCGGTCAGTGCTGTGATTTGCTTTTAATCAAGTAGGGGTAGAGAATGTCGATGCACCTCTGGAGGTTCTGGTAGCTCTTGCCCCCCGTGAGGGTTATGTTGCCCGTGGAAAATATGCTGGCCGAGACGACGTCCACCTTGCTGCGGCTCCTTTCCGCAGTGCTCTGGGCGCTGCCCCAGGCGAAGTTCCCTTCGGCTTGCTGAGCGGGGTGGTAAAACAGTTTATCAGAATGATGATTTATCAGATTAGCAGTTTAGCGGATTAAGCATTTAGCGAACACGCACAGGAACCGTGTTAATGTGCGAATGACCTACCTCGCTCGCCTCGGCGGCGTCCCTTTCGTTCTCATTCGTGAGGGCGATTTTCACCTTGCATGCCGGAAACACATTGGGGTCATAGTCGACCTGGAGAGGAACAACAAAGGGAGAAGCGTCAGTTTAGCGCGGAAACAGataagaaagaacaaatacgCGCAAGCAAGCACTCCTACACATGATTCCCCTCACACCTACACTTTTGTAGTACTGCGCGAACAGGGGCAGCACGATGGAAAATCCCACGTTGTAGACAGCCAGTATGTTTGTGATCGTCACGTTTTTTATGCTTATATTTCTAAAGTTTAGCTGCTTCAACTTCCTTTCAATTTTCTTCATAGCTATTTTACACGCCTCGATGGAATTATTTCCTGTGCagattatttttccattggcaaaaatggacacgttaataataattttttctctcgtGCTGTTCTGATCGTCGGGGAAAGCATCATCCCCCAGGGTAATGGTGGCCTCCCCTTTGGGAACTTCAACAACCTGGGATGTTGTTGCGGCCCACGGTGGAGGTATAACTACATTAGTCTCATCAGAGGGGCAAACAACTCCTTCACTCCTCTTCTGTCTCTCTCCCTTTTCATTCACAAACCGGACGTACTTTTCTATACTACGGGTACTCACTGGCACGTCAATTCGCATGCACTTGAATTCTCGAGGGTTGTAAATACAGTTGGCAAAGTGTTTGTAAAGGTTATCTAGATTGAGGGAGGAGCACAAAGTTGCATTCATCGAGATGTTGTGGACGCTCATGTTGTTTTCACTCTGAGCGTAGATGTTCTGTGCTTGTTCGCTGTTCAGTTTGACTCTCTTCAGCGGTTGCGCCATGGTCGCTCAGTGGGCTCCACCACGTGGGATGTGCTAACTACACTACTACACTACTACGCATGATCgctttccccctttaatGAGGTGGATCTATCTGCAAAAACGAGTGCCgcttcaaatattttttttttcttttttttaaaatctcAACTCCGCGGAGGAGAGGACGTGGGAGGACTAACTATAGGAGCAGACGCGAGCATGCCTTATGTGCAATTCTGTGCACGGAGGAGAGGATCAGACATGCGGTTCATGCACGCTCACACTTGtgaagagaagaagatgCACTCTTTTACGGCTCACTGCACGTTATCGTAATGATGAAGCGGAAAGGCGTTACAACAGAATAGCCCCGTGCGAAGTACGCTCGCCTTACACGTCTATGGTAGAGGGAGATTCTTTCCCTTATGTGAAGCATACCACCCCTTGCAGCGCATTAAGAAACAGCGCAGCACAGAACCCGCTTCATTCCTTTTCGggtgggaaggaacaaatgcaaaaatCTCTTCACGTGATTCCTCCGACAGATGCTCACTTCATATGATGTTTCAACACGGAGGGATAAAACCCGTGAACAGCTTCCTTCAGCTTGACTCACCTGGGAAGTTCGCCCGTTTATATTCCCACTGCGTAGAATTTCGAAACACGCTACGCACCGtaaattgggggaaaaatctCCCCCACTGGCTTTTTATGAACTTGTATGTAGCTCACCACAGAAAAGGAGCCTCCCGTATTTTACCAATCAGTTGTTCatacattcattcattttttttttttttttgtcaattcTGCACTAACCCGTTATGTTacgaaaaacaaacaaacaaacggaGCAGGTCCCGTGAACGATCgtaattttcccattttacgGAACATTGAGAACGCAGCTTCTCATCTAACGTTGCCATTTCCTTGAAGTCGAATTTCCTTTCAGCTTTTCCCCAGCGTACTAACTGCAACGGGTAAGAATATTGCGGGTAAATACGCGTGCTACATGCGAATGTACGGAGGAGCACAGTTGAGGGGCTAGCAGTAGGGAGATTCTCCAGGTGGAATTCTTTCATGTTCTTTCTTCCACGGGAACAAcgttaagggaaaaatgacCCCAAAGGGAGAAACGGGAAAACACAGGGCACTCACAGCTGCGCCAAATTGGCAATCGGGCCATTAACGTGATTTTCTCCATGGTTAGTGGAGGTCACCATGGGAGACGCCCCCGTTAGAAGCAAGCATCACAAgtgataaaggaaaaaaaaaaaaaaaaaacatagtACCACCAGATCCGCGTCGTACTTACACCAAACTGCACAACAATGTGGGCGCGCGCAAGTCTACACAAACGAGGAGCAACGTAGAAAAAGGGTGTCCCAGTTTTCCTcacaggaaggaaagaacaagtGGGGGAAATTCGCCCGATCAATTGTTGTAGTCAAGAAGGGGGCTCTACAGATTTACGGGGACACCGGTGGGTGGCCTTTCTACAGCGTTCCTGGAGGGAGAACGGCAGGGTGGGGGATCCAGCTGATTCCCCAATTGGAGAAGGCCAAGCGAGGGCTAAGTTGCCAAACCAACCCGCgcacaaaaatggaggacgatgaacaggaagaagcagaggGAGAAAACGTCCGAGGGGCAGGCCATACAGTGAGACTCCATGGAATGGAAGATAACGAGgagcaaaaaaggaaggtgagTCAGTTGATTAGCCCGGAAGGTGAACAGATGGAGAAGGCCCAACAGGAAGACTTTTCCCCCGCAAGTGAACCTCTACTCGTAGGTGAAACTTCCCCCAGTGGACCAAGCACCGACCCACCAGATGACCCACACGAAGGAAACGAAGACGACGACAATAAGTGCAACGCGTGCAACTTTTGCGAAGATGTGTGCTTCTCCATCCTCTGCGCAAGGTGCAaaataaagaggaagaacctCTACGCCAAGTacaagaaatataaaaagcaCAACCTTAGAATATGCCAAGAGAAAATTAAGCTCGTGCTGAAGTTGAACGTGAAGGCGCGAGCAGAGATACAGTCGGGGCGTCTCCCGGATGGGGGGACTAGGGGGCGGTGCGAAATGCTGGAAGCGGCAGATGCGGTAGAAGCAACAGACACGGTAGACCCCCCTAACGGAAAAAATGCGCCGAACCAGGAACACCCCGTCCAGGCAGAGCAGAGCAACCCCAACAGCGAGGGCGACGAAAAGGAAACACCCCGAAGGAGGAATCAGTACAACACGCTAAAGCACACCATCAGGAGGAGCAGAAGTTTCACCTACTCGGAAtgcgaaagggaaaaagaaaaaatggaatactATAATTACATCAAATATAAACAGTATTTTACCAAATGTGAAGTCAGAAGACACTGCCATGTGAATGACTGCTGGGTAGTGGCCAATGGATACGTGTACGACGTTACAACGATCCTCGGCTATCACCCAGGTGGGATTAattgtattttaaaaaaaggaggtgatGATGTTTCTGTGGATTATTCTTTCCATTCCAAGTATGCACAGAAGAATTTTTGGGAACCTTTAAAAATTGGCAAAGTTATTACCTGCTCGAGGGAAGTTAACGACTTGTCGTTGGGAAATCTATCTTCCAATACGAAAAACAAATGCATGATGATgtgacccttttttttttcgtcttctgCTTTGAGAGGAGACTGtgcaagtttttttttttttttttttttttttttttgtagcttTTTTAGTGAGTTGTTTGGCTAGCTGCCTTATCTTCG
It includes:
- a CDS encoding Transcription initiation TFIID-like, which produces MAQPLKRVKLNSEQAQNIYAQSENNMSVHNISMNATLCSSLNLDNLYKHFANCIYNPREFKCMRIDVPVSTRSIEKYVRFVNEKGERQKRSEGVVCPSDETNVVIPPPWAATTSQVVEVPKGEATITLGDDAFPDDQNSTREKIIINVSIFANGKIICTGNNSIEACKIAMKKIERKLKQLNFRNISIKNVTITNILAVYNVGFSIVLPLFAQYYKSVDYDPNVFPACKVKIALTNENERDAAEASEQAEGNFAWGSAQSTAERSRSKVDVVSASIFSTGNITLTGGKSYQNLQRCIDILYPYLIKSKSQH
- a CDS encoding Heme/steroid binding domain containing protein, producing the protein MEDDEQEEAEGENVRGAGHTVRLHGMEDNEEQKRKVSQLISPEGEQMEKAQQEDFSPASEPLLVGETSPSGPSTDPPDDPHEGNEDDDNKCNACNFCEDVCFSILCARCKIKRKNLYAKYKKYKKHNLRICQEKIKLVLKLNVKARAEIQSGRLPDGGTRGRCEMLEAADAVEATDTVDPPNGKNAPNQEHPVQAEQSNPNSEGDEKETPRRRNQYNTLKHTIRRSRSFTYSECEREKEKMEYYNYIKYKQYFTKCEVRRHCHVNDCWVVANGYVYDVTTILGYHPGGINCILKKGGDDVSVDYSFHSKYAQKNFWEPLKIGKVITCSREVNDLSLGNLSSNTKNKCMMM